A stretch of Desulfobacter hydrogenophilus DNA encodes these proteins:
- a CDS encoding PAS domain-containing protein, protein MKKEYLIIPLVFVLISAVVAGYNVYVIVDVQKKHIFELLSHQVDISSRNLQGFADEFEEDVQYALATIPFHKLLTRERTDYDLINPVRRFYSKYQNILSSIQVFNASDFRELYNSEDNYFFISEIRKNDSPRVAVDGTVYDLEKDTLHFFSDIRKDGKKVGTIEIRMDFPRIIYNELIKSNISREFWPWCVDMDAKIITFLVDQRAVVESKRQVDGIKSIVDDIAANYLGEQIHTISLGGEKMRVLSAYYPISIFGEQVGVVLSVCEDEWLAGVKMKMAAIIGSFLLIIVLVIVVFLFILWQRIAAELKLKKSEAKITKIFQNIQAGVLIIDRKRRTIEFANELAAGMAGTVASDLIGKSCHPQFCPNETGACPIMDNGEEIHRSESVILTVYGEQRNILKTVIPLEYEGRESLLETFVDITDLKKQTALAHDLAEKAAAANRAKSQFLANMSHEFRTPMNHIIGMSYLALDTQLTSEQQSYLRTIIEASEALMVILNSVLDYARIDTGKMQVKKAAFQFSEIMSQVKDHILSEFLGQKKLKVLFYFDSKIPESLLGDGPKLKQVLFHLAENAVKFTESGDVVIKVLLEKQTHRKVRLYFSVKDTGIGICADQLDFLFDAFTQADTSTTRKYGGTGLGLAISQRLIELMAGTLAVQSTPGTGSEFSFSVEFEVERVAVKNEAPAVLAEDGCKMDQRACNIIGEKAGGFPIDVDTVLPLLTAFEAYLKESDLEAIGKLDEIKAALKSTSVVEVLDEVEKQLQRYDFEGALSAHYEILSAIERYSHGRSRQKTDNFDR, encoded by the coding sequence TTGAAAAAAGAATACCTGATCATTCCCCTTGTGTTTGTGCTTATTTCGGCTGTCGTCGCCGGTTACAATGTCTATGTCATTGTTGATGTGCAAAAAAAGCACATCTTCGAACTGTTGTCGCACCAGGTGGATATCAGCAGCCGAAATCTTCAGGGATTTGCCGACGAATTCGAAGAAGACGTTCAGTATGCCCTTGCCACCATTCCATTTCATAAATTGTTGACCCGGGAGAGAACGGATTATGATCTTATCAACCCGGTGCGGCGGTTCTATTCGAAATATCAGAATATCCTATCCTCCATTCAGGTGTTCAACGCATCGGATTTCCGTGAATTGTACAACAGCGAAGATAATTATTTTTTTATCTCCGAAATCCGTAAAAACGATTCGCCCCGGGTTGCGGTAGATGGAACCGTTTACGACCTTGAGAAGGACACGCTTCATTTTTTTAGCGATATTCGAAAGGACGGAAAAAAAGTCGGGACCATCGAAATTCGGATGGATTTTCCCCGGATTATTTATAATGAATTGATCAAAAGCAATATCAGCCGGGAGTTTTGGCCCTGGTGCGTAGACATGGACGCAAAAATCATCACTTTTCTGGTTGATCAGCGGGCTGTCGTTGAATCAAAACGGCAGGTGGATGGGATAAAAAGCATCGTTGATGATATTGCGGCCAACTACCTTGGCGAACAGATACATACGATTTCTTTAGGCGGGGAGAAGATGCGGGTGTTGTCCGCCTACTATCCCATCAGCATATTCGGAGAACAAGTGGGGGTTGTTCTTTCCGTCTGTGAAGATGAATGGCTTGCCGGTGTGAAGATGAAAATGGCGGCCATTATCGGGAGCTTTTTGCTGATCATCGTTCTGGTGATTGTTGTATTCCTTTTCATTTTGTGGCAACGGATTGCCGCCGAATTGAAACTGAAAAAAAGCGAAGCAAAGATAACGAAAATATTTCAGAACATACAGGCGGGCGTGCTTATCATCGACAGAAAACGGCGTACCATCGAATTCGCCAATGAGCTTGCCGCCGGCATGGCGGGAACAGTGGCTTCCGATTTGATCGGAAAGTCCTGTCATCCACAGTTCTGTCCCAATGAAACGGGGGCGTGTCCCATCATGGACAATGGAGAGGAAATTCACAGATCCGAGAGCGTTATTCTGACGGTTTACGGTGAACAGCGCAATATCCTGAAAACCGTAATTCCGCTGGAATATGAGGGCCGGGAAAGCCTTCTGGAAACCTTTGTCGATATTACGGATTTAAAAAAACAGACGGCGCTGGCCCATGATCTGGCCGAAAAAGCAGCCGCAGCCAACCGTGCAAAAAGTCAGTTTCTGGCCAATATGAGCCATGAGTTCAGGACCCCCATGAACCACATAATCGGTATGTCTTATCTGGCACTGGATACCCAACTGACTTCCGAGCAACAAAGCTACCTAAGAACTATTATTGAGGCCTCCGAGGCGTTGATGGTCATCCTCAATTCAGTATTGGATTATGCCAGAATTGATACCGGTAAAATGCAGGTAAAAAAGGCGGCGTTTCAATTCAGTGAGATCATGTCCCAGGTGAAAGACCATATTTTATCTGAATTTTTGGGGCAAAAAAAACTTAAGGTCCTGTTCTATTTTGATTCGAAAATTCCTGAATCACTTTTGGGGGATGGCCCCAAGCTAAAACAGGTCCTGTTTCATCTTGCTGAAAATGCCGTAAAATTTACGGAAAGCGGAGATGTCGTCATCAAGGTCTTACTGGAAAAACAGACCCATAGAAAGGTGAGGCTTTATTTTTCGGTAAAGGACACAGGTATCGGCATATGTGCCGACCAGTTGGATTTCCTGTTTGACGCATTTACCCAGGCGGACACCTCCACTACGCGAAAATACGGGGGGACGGGCCTGGGGCTTGCCATCAGTCAGCGACTTATCGAACTCATGGCGGGTACGTTGGCAGTGCAAAGCACCCCCGGAACAGGGAGCGAGTTTTCCTTTTCCGTGGAATTTGAAGTGGAACGTGTTGCCGTAAAAAACGAAGCGCCGGCCGTTTTGGCGGAGGATGGCTGTAAAATGGATCAGCGAGCTTGCAACATAATAGGCGAAAAGGCGGGAGGTTTTCCCATTGATGTCGACACCGTGCTGCCCCTGTTGACAGCCTTCGAGGCATATCTGAAGGAGAGCGATCTGGAAGCGATAGGGAAATTGGATGAAATCAAAGCCGCTTTGAAAAGCACTTCGGTTGTGGAGGTGTTGGACGAGGTGGAAAAACAGTTGCAAAGATACGATTTTGAAGGGGCACTTTCGGCCCATTATGAGATTTTGTCGGCAATAGAAAGGTACTCACATGGAAGATCAAGACAGAAAACGGACAATTTTGATCGTTGA